One region of Pseudoalteromonas galatheae genomic DNA includes:
- a CDS encoding HAMP domain-containing methyl-accepting chemotaxis protein, whose protein sequence is MLTKLKLGQQLSVSFGIMIALMIMLSGVAYVGLSGGFSNFVEYRSLARASNLASSLEANLLSTRVNVLNFLKQQSQEDVRQFEQKTEQLHKDFLEAREVLTTPELVSLVEKSEEALTEYEANFKQILTLYRRRDSVVNNTLDQIGPQMRKNVTQLMDLSVERNDFKGLDIAAHMQEKLLLGRLFVSKFLVSNLPEDYERAMKELKQEKDLLNQSKSEFTDDVSKRLLASTGSLGERYSQGVNEVQRIITERNQLIAGSLNKNGQSIADYLGRIKESIKNKQDKLGPVAQAQSENTVNSIIVVACIVILLGCFLSWYITRLIKTPIGGEPKEIAEVASRIASGDLTIQFDRGESVSGIYLAMRNMADKLKVIIAEIQSSTHALSSSSETLSAITAQSKQGADNQMEQLSHSAVSMNEMAATIAEITQSAQLAADAATDADSQSNSGVQVVVATQQAMEGLVGKIENVSKTIENLEQETESVGSILDVIRGIAEQTNLLALNAAIEAARAGEQGRGFAVVADEVRSLASRTQKSTDEIQEMISKLQNEAKRSVGMMRENVKDAKDTADKSAKTDEVLQAISSSVSTIKDMNLQIASASEEQNTVTQQISQSVTEISETAQETATGAERASEEALSLLSLSRALDKSVSSFRL, encoded by the coding sequence ATGCTTACAAAGTTAAAGTTAGGTCAGCAATTATCGGTTTCATTTGGAATCATGATCGCTCTAATGATAATGCTCTCTGGAGTGGCTTATGTCGGGTTGAGCGGTGGTTTTAGTAATTTTGTCGAATATCGGAGTTTAGCTAGGGCAAGTAATCTTGCAAGTAGTTTGGAGGCAAACTTGTTGTCAACCAGAGTCAATGTCTTAAATTTTCTCAAACAACAGTCTCAAGAAGATGTACGCCAATTTGAACAAAAAACTGAGCAATTACATAAAGACTTCCTTGAAGCTAGAGAGGTCCTAACTACACCTGAATTAGTCTCGCTAGTAGAGAAAAGTGAGGAGGCTTTAACTGAATATGAAGCTAACTTTAAACAAATCCTAACGCTTTACCGTCGCAGAGATTCAGTGGTTAACAATACACTGGATCAAATAGGTCCTCAAATGCGCAAAAATGTTACTCAGCTGATGGATTTAAGTGTCGAACGCAATGATTTTAAAGGGTTGGATATTGCGGCTCATATGCAAGAAAAGCTGTTATTAGGGCGATTATTTGTCAGTAAATTCTTAGTGAGTAACCTACCTGAAGACTATGAAAGAGCAATGAAAGAACTTAAGCAAGAGAAGGATTTACTAAACCAATCTAAGTCAGAGTTTACCGACGACGTATCCAAACGTCTGCTTGCAAGTACAGGATCACTGGGTGAGCGTTACTCTCAGGGGGTAAACGAAGTTCAGCGAATTATCACTGAGAGGAACCAGTTAATAGCTGGCTCACTTAACAAAAATGGTCAAAGTATTGCGGACTATTTAGGGCGTATTAAAGAGTCGATTAAAAACAAGCAAGACAAACTGGGGCCAGTTGCTCAAGCACAAAGTGAAAACACAGTGAATTCTATTATTGTTGTTGCATGTATTGTGATCCTGCTAGGCTGTTTTTTAAGCTGGTATATTACGCGTTTAATTAAAACTCCGATTGGCGGAGAGCCAAAAGAAATTGCAGAAGTGGCATCAAGGATTGCCAGTGGAGACCTTACTATTCAATTTGACAGGGGAGAGTCGGTCAGTGGTATTTATTTGGCGATGCGCAATATGGCTGACAAACTCAAAGTCATCATTGCAGAAATTCAAAGCTCCACGCATGCATTATCTTCCTCGTCGGAAACACTTAGTGCTATCACTGCCCAGTCCAAACAAGGGGCGGACAACCAAATGGAGCAACTCAGTCATAGTGCTGTTTCGATGAATGAAATGGCTGCTACGATTGCTGAAATAACCCAAAGTGCTCAACTCGCAGCGGATGCTGCGACCGATGCGGATTCTCAATCTAATTCAGGTGTTCAAGTTGTCGTTGCAACACAGCAAGCAATGGAAGGTCTAGTTGGTAAAATAGAAAATGTTAGCAAAACCATTGAGAATCTTGAACAAGAAACAGAATCGGTTGGTTCTATTTTGGATGTTATCAGGGGTATCGCGGAGCAAACTAATCTGTTGGCGCTCAACGCAGCAATTGAAGCTGCAAGGGCTGGTGAACAAGGGCGAGGTTTTGCAGTAGTGGCCGATGAAGTGAGAAGTCTTGCGAGTCGCACCCAAAAGAGTACGGACGAAATTCAAGAGATGATCTCTAAGTTGCAAAATGAAGCGAAGCGCTCCGTTGGTATGATGCGAGAAAACGTGAAAGACGCGAAAGATACAGCGGACAAGTCAGCGAAAACGGATGAAGTGTTACAAGCGATTTCTTCATCTGTGAGTACGATTAAAGATATGAATCTACAAATTGCCAGTGCTTCTGAGGAGCAAAACACGGTTACACAGCAAATTTCGCAAAGTGTGACCGAAATTAGTGAAACCGCGCAAGAGACTGCAACGGGAGCGGAGCGGGCGTCAGAGGAAGCGTTATCGCTGTTGTCGTTGTCCCGCGCACTAGATAAGTCGGTGAGCAGTTTTAGGTTATAA
- a CDS encoding PAS domain-containing hybrid sensor histidine kinase/response regulator, whose amino-acid sequence MFSIGLISLIALLYLALLFTIAWGADRASTKFRSYHAKQVTYALSLGVYCTSWAFFGTTAQAANNGWWLAPTYVGTILLFIFGWQVYTRIAEICRQQQLTSMADFIATRYGNSSSLSGLISLISVIAVVPYIALQLNATSASIGMLTSDTQRVSVAFWQDSTFYITLLLALFAILFGTRRLRPSEHNPGLMTAIAFESLVKLLAFIAVGVYVCFVLFESPTHLFSQADQQGITKQIEATASPTYVYLVHVLLGVLATLCLPRQFHTSFIEYDEQNQFKTARWLFPVYLLLINLFILPIAYAGLVYFNGQDVGYDTFVLALPLGSDAPLVALTAFLGGFSAATSMVIVSAIVLSIMITNDFINQFLLRRSQLNSSHRGLSKFNLLNARRVVIVGILLLSYASHRVLAEGNTLANMGLMSFALVAQFAPAMVVGLWWRGASCLGAQLGIVTGFAIWFYTLLLPSLISGFNFESHWLSAGPMNITWLAPLDFLGLGLDSTSQSVLISLSANLLVYLLVPFISSARLAERLQSNKFVMPSKSAQSANTVLSYQDLATLLQRFSEQARAQQLVELHFPKEPANWKLPAPLQVENMIEREMSTLVGGASAKLILDVAKDEKRQPLEQVAEFVDEASQVLRFNRDLLQSTIENVSQGISVVDSQLQLVAWNQRYAEMFNYPDNALFIGRPVAELIRYNAQRGLFGDADVEQQVEKRLSHLRRGNAYRYRREHHDGRVFEMQGNPLPGGGFVTTYTDITEFVKQQSLLEQANVNLEETVAARTKDLIDANRALSSAKRQAEHATESKTRFFAAASHDLLQPFNAASLFCSLMSEKAQGTELAELSQSIKSSLASAEELLSSILELTKLEAGAFKVNRSRFALSSLLEPLENEYGAVAKDKGLAFAVRVCDVMLYTDKALLKRVLGNLLSNAIRYTESGTVRLIAECQGESVSIIVEDTGVGIAKQDQDAIFQEFKQLHSKELAQGLGLGLAISKRICEVLEIPITLGSQLNKGTQFTLTLPSLGGQTDKKAEVTADKLSGDSQLSGLSIWLLDNDANALDALSQVLLSWGCKVAVARDEAALSALQATSRADMLIADYQLDHGVTGLEVITALALDNMPIIINTANHDEAIREQVSDAGIPLLYKPLKIPALKRMIKRLI is encoded by the coding sequence ATGTTTTCTATCGGGCTGATAAGTCTTATTGCGCTGCTGTATTTAGCGCTTTTATTTACCATTGCATGGGGCGCAGATAGGGCGAGTACAAAATTTCGGTCTTATCATGCCAAGCAAGTTACTTATGCCTTGTCACTTGGGGTATATTGCACCTCTTGGGCGTTTTTTGGTACTACCGCGCAAGCTGCAAATAATGGCTGGTGGCTTGCCCCAACTTATGTTGGCACGATTTTACTGTTTATATTTGGTTGGCAAGTCTACACACGAATTGCTGAAATATGCCGCCAGCAGCAGCTCACTTCCATGGCGGACTTTATTGCCACGCGTTATGGTAATTCTTCTAGTTTGTCTGGACTCATTTCTCTGATCTCTGTTATTGCGGTCGTGCCCTATATTGCTCTTCAGCTCAATGCTACCAGCGCCAGTATCGGTATGCTAACAAGTGACACCCAGCGGGTGAGTGTCGCGTTTTGGCAGGATAGTACTTTTTATATCACCTTACTGTTAGCTCTATTCGCAATTTTATTTGGCACGCGTAGGCTGAGACCGAGTGAGCATAACCCAGGGTTGATGACTGCAATCGCCTTTGAGTCATTAGTTAAGTTGCTGGCGTTTATTGCCGTTGGTGTCTACGTCTGTTTTGTACTCTTTGAATCGCCCACTCACTTATTTAGCCAGGCGGATCAGCAGGGAATTACCAAGCAAATAGAGGCAACTGCTAGCCCAACCTATGTTTATTTAGTCCATGTTCTCTTAGGGGTATTGGCAACGCTTTGTTTGCCGAGGCAGTTTCATACCTCTTTTATTGAATATGATGAACAAAACCAATTTAAGACCGCACGCTGGTTATTTCCCGTTTATTTGTTGCTAATTAATTTGTTTATTTTGCCAATCGCCTACGCCGGACTGGTGTATTTTAATGGTCAAGATGTTGGCTACGATACGTTTGTGCTCGCCTTACCACTGGGTTCTGATGCGCCTCTAGTTGCTTTGACAGCCTTTCTGGGAGGGTTTTCTGCGGCGACGAGCATGGTGATAGTTTCAGCCATCGTGCTATCTATTATGATCACCAACGACTTTATCAATCAATTTTTGTTGCGCCGCTCGCAGTTAAATTCAAGCCATCGGGGCTTATCTAAGTTTAATCTGCTCAATGCTCGACGGGTGGTTATTGTTGGCATTTTATTATTGAGTTACGCCAGTCATCGAGTGCTTGCTGAGGGCAACACGTTGGCCAATATGGGACTCATGTCATTTGCCTTGGTTGCGCAGTTTGCGCCTGCAATGGTGGTTGGTTTATGGTGGCGAGGGGCTTCATGTTTAGGCGCGCAATTGGGGATTGTGACGGGTTTTGCTATTTGGTTTTACACGCTGTTATTACCGAGCTTGATCAGTGGCTTTAACTTCGAAAGTCACTGGCTGAGCGCGGGACCCATGAATATCACATGGTTAGCACCTTTAGACTTTTTGGGTCTGGGATTAGATAGTACGAGCCAGTCCGTCTTGATCTCTTTAAGTGCAAATCTGCTGGTTTATTTGCTGGTGCCGTTTATTTCATCTGCACGTCTTGCTGAGCGATTACAAAGCAATAAATTTGTAATGCCGTCCAAATCTGCACAGTCCGCTAACACGGTATTGAGTTACCAAGACTTGGCAACATTACTGCAGCGCTTTAGCGAACAAGCGCGTGCGCAGCAGCTTGTAGAGCTTCATTTCCCTAAAGAGCCTGCAAACTGGAAGTTGCCAGCGCCATTGCAAGTTGAAAATATGATCGAGCGGGAGATGTCGACTCTCGTTGGCGGGGCATCTGCGAAACTGATTTTAGATGTCGCCAAAGATGAAAAACGCCAACCTTTAGAGCAAGTTGCAGAATTTGTCGATGAAGCGTCACAGGTGCTACGTTTTAATCGCGATTTACTACAGTCGACGATAGAAAACGTCAGTCAGGGGATAAGTGTAGTGGATAGTCAACTGCAATTGGTTGCTTGGAACCAGCGCTACGCAGAAATGTTTAATTATCCAGACAATGCGCTGTTTATTGGGCGTCCTGTGGCTGAGCTTATTCGTTACAATGCGCAGCGTGGACTATTTGGTGATGCTGATGTCGAGCAGCAAGTAGAGAAGCGTCTATCACATTTACGACGAGGCAATGCGTATCGCTACCGCCGCGAGCATCACGATGGCCGAGTGTTTGAAATGCAAGGTAACCCACTGCCTGGAGGTGGATTTGTAACGACCTATACGGATATCACCGAGTTTGTAAAACAACAATCCTTACTAGAGCAAGCTAATGTAAATCTAGAAGAAACGGTCGCGGCGAGGACCAAAGACTTGATAGACGCTAACCGTGCTTTATCTTCTGCGAAACGCCAAGCGGAACATGCAACGGAGAGTAAGACCCGTTTTTTCGCCGCAGCAAGTCATGACCTGTTACAGCCATTCAATGCAGCTAGCCTGTTTTGCTCATTAATGAGTGAAAAGGCCCAAGGGACTGAACTAGCTGAGCTTTCGCAAAGCATCAAAAGCTCATTGGCTAGTGCTGAAGAGCTTTTGTCGAGCATTCTTGAGCTAACAAAGTTAGAGGCTGGAGCGTTTAAGGTTAATCGCTCGCGCTTTGCGTTGTCGTCACTGTTGGAACCATTGGAAAACGAATATGGGGCGGTTGCGAAAGACAAAGGGTTAGCGTTTGCGGTGCGGGTTTGCGATGTCATGCTCTACACTGATAAAGCACTGCTAAAAAGGGTATTAGGAAACTTACTGAGTAACGCTATCCGTTACACTGAGTCTGGTACGGTAAGGCTTATCGCTGAATGTCAGGGGGAGAGTGTTTCTATCATTGTTGAAGACACTGGCGTGGGCATTGCAAAGCAAGATCAGGACGCCATATTTCAAGAGTTCAAACAGCTCCATAGTAAAGAGCTAGCGCAGGGGTTAGGACTCGGGCTTGCTATCAGCAAACGAATATGCGAAGTGTTGGAAATTCCCATCACCCTCGGCTCACAACTTAATAAAGGCACACAATTTACCTTAACATTGCCAAGCCTTGGGGGGCAGACGGATAAAAAGGCTGAAGTAACCGCTGACAAGCTCAGCGGTGATTCGCAATTATCGGGTCTGTCTATTTGGCTACTCGATAATGATGCCAACGCACTGGATGCACTATCACAAGTATTGCTAAGTTGGGGGTGTAAGGTGGCCGTAGCGCGAGATGAAGCAGCGCTTAGTGCACTGCAAGCAACGAGTCGGGCTGATATGTTGATCGCGGATTATCAGCTTGATCATGGTGTCACCGGACTTGAGGTAATTACGGCGCTTGCGCTGGACAATATGCCAATCATTATCAACACAGCTAACCACGACGAGGCTATTCGCGAGCAAGTAAGTGATGCCGGGATCCCATTACTTTATAAACCGCTTAAAATACCAGCCCTAAAGCGCATGATTAAACGATTAATTTAG
- a CDS encoding response regulator — translation MSQVQAIIADDHPLFRSALKQAAAQAIGHDPIKEASTLDSLFEMLLAHPETELVFLDLSIPGAKGLEGLARLRNQYPDILVIMVSANESAAIISQCVALGASAYIPKSSSLEVISDAIKLVIEGETWLPEIVDIAPESDSEQAQFARNLEKLTPQQYRVLTMIADGLLNKQIAYAMSIQETTIKQHVSAILKKLNVYNRTQAGILFNQLATDVHLDDEASA, via the coding sequence ATGTCTCAGGTGCAAGCAATCATCGCTGATGATCACCCATTATTTCGCAGCGCTCTCAAACAAGCCGCTGCACAAGCGATTGGTCATGATCCTATCAAAGAAGCCAGTACCTTAGACAGCTTATTCGAGATGTTGCTCGCGCATCCTGAAACAGAGCTAGTATTTTTGGACTTATCTATTCCAGGCGCGAAAGGTCTCGAAGGTCTTGCCCGGTTAAGAAATCAGTATCCAGACATACTAGTGATCATGGTTTCAGCCAACGAATCGGCAGCCATTATTAGTCAATGTGTTGCCCTCGGGGCAAGCGCTTATATTCCCAAGTCTTCCTCACTAGAAGTGATTAGTGATGCTATCAAGCTCGTTATTGAAGGAGAAACTTGGTTGCCTGAAATCGTGGATATCGCGCCAGAAAGTGACAGCGAACAAGCGCAATTTGCACGTAATTTAGAAAAGCTAACACCGCAGCAATATCGCGTGTTAACGATGATTGCCGACGGCCTTTTGAATAAGCAGATTGCATATGCAATGTCGATTCAAGAGACCACCATCAAACAGCATGTTTCAGCAATTTTAAAAAAGCTCAATGTGTATAACCGCACCCAAGCTGGGATCCTCTTTAATCAGCTGGCTACGGATGTACACCTCGACGATGAAGCGAGTGCTTAA
- a CDS encoding TonB-dependent receptor, with protein MNIYQPRYSAIALAITLATQVNPAAAEQATQSEGKLERIEVTARKTVENLQTVPVAVTSIGETDLLENGISVLSEVQQFSPNTTLQASRGTNSTLTAFIRGVGQQDPLWGYEPGVGIYVDDIYLARPQGAVLDLLDVQQIEVLRGPQGTLYGKNTIGGAIKYVTKEMSGDATFNVEGTVGSYNQRDLKITGQLPLVEDTLYLGYGFATLNRDGFGEFKVSTLPGQDKENYNKEIQAARLTLEYRPSDDLFFRLAWDKTDDDSNSKGGYRLLPSLLTDAPVPDSVFDSYTSMPTWNKVELEGYSLTARWDFSDATTIKYIGASRDSYSPTNIDFDNTPLRIFDVPAIYDDEQTTHEIQLSHAGNGYKFVSGLYYYDGESCGQFQAILEVLGQSLGAPGLTREVSGCNNSNSKAAYIQGTIDLAEQWSLTLGARYTKDSKEAQVSNGLVFDVVYPESNWIPGYTRPAGELVPSVLDDEEDWSRFTPRVGVEYQYNRDIMFFASYAQGFKSGTFNPRASTAEPAADPEIVDSFEIGMKSEWNDNLRANITLFTLDHKDRQYISVLPGATSADLNQRLGNIGKSTANGIEAELSYVATEALSFDAAIGYIDSDFEEVLDTNPDTGATFDKSDRFSISNTPDLTFNLGATYKLYSDIGDWVFNASYYHRGDYVLFEEDSLLTQDSYGLVNLSINWYSTDGNWRVGLHGKNLTDEEYMIGGYQFVTPDPSDPSNVSKYTPGLGGDNTLIGYFGDPRTVSLTVGYRF; from the coding sequence CAACCCAGCGGCAGCAGAACAAGCAACACAATCAGAAGGCAAGCTAGAACGCATTGAAGTCACGGCGCGTAAGACGGTAGAAAACCTTCAAACCGTTCCAGTTGCAGTGACTTCTATCGGTGAAACCGATCTACTCGAAAATGGCATCTCGGTACTCTCTGAAGTCCAGCAGTTTTCACCCAATACCACGCTTCAAGCTAGCCGAGGCACTAACTCTACCCTCACAGCCTTTATTCGTGGTGTCGGGCAACAAGACCCATTATGGGGTTATGAACCCGGTGTCGGCATTTACGTCGATGACATTTATTTGGCAAGGCCGCAAGGGGCTGTACTCGACCTCCTTGATGTACAACAGATTGAAGTATTACGAGGACCGCAAGGAACGCTATATGGCAAAAACACCATTGGTGGCGCTATAAAATATGTCACTAAGGAAATGTCTGGCGATGCGACTTTTAACGTGGAAGGGACTGTTGGTAGTTATAATCAACGCGATCTTAAGATCACAGGTCAATTGCCGCTCGTGGAAGACACACTCTACTTAGGTTATGGCTTTGCTACTTTAAATCGAGATGGTTTTGGCGAGTTCAAGGTTTCAACGCTACCCGGCCAAGATAAGGAAAACTACAATAAAGAAATTCAAGCTGCACGGTTAACCTTGGAATATCGTCCAAGCGACGACTTGTTCTTCCGTTTAGCATGGGATAAAACCGACGATGACTCTAACTCTAAAGGGGGTTATCGCTTGTTGCCGAGCTTACTGACTGACGCTCCCGTGCCTGACAGCGTATTTGATTCTTACACCAGTATGCCAACGTGGAATAAAGTCGAACTTGAGGGATATAGTTTGACCGCTCGCTGGGACTTTTCTGACGCCACCACAATAAAATACATCGGCGCTAGCCGAGATAGTTATTCCCCGACCAATATCGACTTTGATAATACGCCATTGCGGATCTTTGATGTACCCGCCATTTATGATGATGAACAAACCACGCATGAGATACAGCTAAGCCATGCAGGTAACGGCTACAAATTTGTCTCAGGTCTATATTATTACGATGGCGAGTCATGCGGCCAATTCCAAGCAATTTTGGAGGTATTAGGACAAAGCTTGGGCGCTCCCGGTCTTACGCGAGAAGTGAGTGGTTGTAACAACTCAAATAGTAAAGCCGCGTATATTCAAGGCACCATTGATTTAGCAGAGCAGTGGTCGCTCACATTGGGCGCTCGTTACACTAAAGACAGCAAAGAAGCACAAGTCAGTAATGGTTTGGTCTTTGATGTCGTGTATCCCGAATCAAATTGGATCCCAGGTTATACACGCCCTGCCGGTGAGCTCGTACCGTCAGTGCTTGATGATGAAGAAGATTGGTCACGGTTTACGCCAAGAGTGGGAGTGGAATATCAATACAACCGCGATATCATGTTCTTTGCCAGCTATGCTCAAGGATTTAAATCCGGCACCTTCAACCCCAGAGCTAGCACCGCAGAGCCTGCTGCAGACCCTGAAATCGTAGATTCATTCGAAATCGGTATGAAAAGCGAATGGAACGACAATCTAAGAGCCAATATCACGCTATTCACATTAGATCACAAAGACCGCCAATATATTTCCGTATTGCCCGGTGCAACTTCTGCCGATCTAAACCAACGACTTGGCAACATCGGTAAGTCTACAGCAAATGGTATTGAAGCCGAGCTGAGCTATGTCGCCACAGAGGCGCTGAGTTTTGACGCCGCGATAGGATATATCGACAGCGACTTTGAAGAGGTACTCGATACTAACCCAGACACGGGTGCGACATTTGATAAATCAGACCGCTTTAGTATTTCTAACACCCCTGATTTAACTTTTAACCTTGGGGCGACATATAAACTCTACAGCGATATTGGCGATTGGGTATTCAATGCCAGCTACTACCATCGTGGTGATTATGTCTTATTTGAGGAAGATAGCCTACTGACGCAGGATAGCTATGGTTTAGTCAATCTGAGTATTAATTGGTATAGCACAGATGGCAATTGGCGTGTTGGTCTTCATGGGAAAAACCTGACCGATGAAGAATATATGATAGGAGGCTATCAGTTCGTGACACCAGATCCGAGCGATCCGAGTAATGTGAGTAAATATACGCCGGGGCTTGGTGGTGATAATACTTTGATAGGCTACTTTGGCGACCCAAGAACCGTTTCGCTTACCGTAGGTTATCGTTTTTAG